One genomic region from Cucumis melo cultivar AY chromosome 9, USDA_Cmelo_AY_1.0, whole genome shotgun sequence encodes:
- the LOC127151000 gene encoding uncharacterized protein LOC127151000 — translation MTSTSTSTDGPFYKINPSHHFYSLVSCLSHLEKTTHNIKAKLKPDQLALFRKTKFGHFLDLNIVFNGPLIHYLLLREVEDEGKDSISFLLGGVVCTFGRREFNIVTGLWGPKEDYIQLGGNSRLLEKFFKDKDCVYVSDLEDIFLEYEGDDDDIVKLALVYFIEISLLGKDRRTKVDIGFLKIADDWNSFNNYDWGRIVFVRTLSALKRALDKQYAKGKKKSTQTKKYTINGFPHALQVWAYESIPTIIGCGVDKVNDHAIPRMLRWVCQQSPKSQTISQVFDSPMVSSKQ, via the exons atgacatcgacttcaacatcgaccgacggacccttctacaagattaatccttcccatcatttttattccctagtaagctgtttgtctcatttggaaaagacaacacataatattaaggccaaactcaaacccgatcaattagccttatttaggaaaacaaagtttgggcactttttggacctaaatattgtcttcaatgggccactcatccactacttactgttaagggaggtggaagatgaaggaaaggattctataagtttcctactagggggcgttgtttgtactttcggtaggagagagtttaacatcgtaactggactatggggtcctaaagaggactatattcagttgggtgggaacagtcgactgttggagaagtttttcaaagacaaggactgtgtttacgttagcgacttagaagatatatttttggaatacgagggtgatgacgatgatatcgtcaaattagctttagtctactttatagagatatctttgttgggaaaagataggcgaaccaaagtggacattggttttttgaagattgctgatgattggaattcatttaataattatgattggggtcggattgtttttgtacgcacgctaagtgcattgaaaagagccttggacaagcaatatgccaagggaaagaagaaatcaacacagacaaaaaaatatactatcaatggatttccgcatgcattacag gtttgggcatatgagtctataccaaccatcattggatgtggtgtagataaagtaaacgatcatgccataccacgaatgctgaggtgggtgtgccaacaatcaccaaagtcccaaactataagccaggtgtttgactcgccaatggtaagtagcaagcaatag